The Leucobacter chromiiresistens genome has a window encoding:
- a CDS encoding MFS transporter, which produces MTARLTPVQRGFALFALALGGFGIGVTEFATMGFLPEIASDLLPGFAASPDTVIAQAGWLITAYALGVVVGAPTFAVLAARMSQTKLAFLLLGLFILGTIASVCMPTFGSLAVARFVAALPHGAYFGVASLLAARIMGPGMQGRGIALALSGLTVANVVGVPIATWIGQVAGWRWAYVLVAVIFTATLLLCLAFLPRYPGNPERSALLELSALRNYRLWIMIGVGAIGFGGFFAVYSYIAEVTTRSTGLPESAVPWVLAGLGLGMTIGNLAGGWASDKDLTRTIVFGFTSFIAVLVAYALLASTPAGLIVTTFLLGVTSSVLMPSIQSRLIRVSGEAALFGAAVNHAAFNVGNSLGAWLGGLAIAGGFGYLAPGWVGVVLGCIGMALALSGIAVERRDKARNRDTVGITVPR; this is translated from the coding sequence GTGACCGCCCGCCTGACTCCTGTGCAGCGCGGCTTCGCGCTCTTCGCGCTCGCACTCGGCGGCTTCGGCATCGGGGTGACGGAGTTCGCGACGATGGGCTTCCTGCCCGAGATCGCGAGCGACCTGCTCCCCGGCTTCGCAGCGTCACCCGACACGGTCATCGCCCAGGCCGGCTGGCTCATCACGGCGTACGCGCTCGGGGTCGTCGTGGGCGCCCCGACGTTCGCGGTGCTCGCCGCGCGCATGTCGCAGACGAAGCTCGCCTTCCTGCTCCTCGGCCTCTTCATCCTCGGCACCATCGCGTCGGTGTGCATGCCGACCTTCGGTTCGCTCGCGGTGGCCCGTTTCGTCGCAGCGCTGCCGCACGGGGCCTACTTCGGCGTCGCCTCCCTGCTCGCCGCGCGCATCATGGGCCCGGGCATGCAGGGCCGGGGCATCGCCCTGGCGCTCTCGGGGCTCACCGTCGCGAACGTGGTGGGAGTGCCGATCGCGACGTGGATCGGCCAGGTCGCCGGCTGGCGCTGGGCCTACGTGCTCGTCGCCGTCATCTTCACCGCGACGCTGCTCCTCTGCCTCGCCTTCCTCCCCCGCTATCCCGGCAACCCCGAGCGCAGTGCGCTGCTCGAGCTCTCAGCGCTCCGCAACTACCGCCTCTGGATCATGATCGGCGTGGGCGCGATCGGGTTCGGCGGCTTCTTCGCCGTCTACTCGTACATCGCCGAGGTGACGACGCGGTCGACCGGGCTCCCCGAGTCCGCGGTGCCGTGGGTGCTCGCGGGGCTCGGCCTCGGCATGACGATCGGCAACCTCGCCGGAGGGTGGGCGAGCGACAAGGATCTGACGCGCACCATCGTCTTCGGCTTCACCTCGTTCATCGCCGTGCTGGTCGCCTACGCGCTGCTCGCCAGCACCCCCGCGGGGCTCATCGTCACGACGTTCCTGCTCGGCGTCACCTCGTCGGTGCTGATGCCCTCCATCCAGTCGCGTCTGATCCGCGTATCCGGCGAGGCCGCGCTCTTCGGCGCCGCCGTGAACCACGCCGCGTTCAACGTCGGCAACAGCCTCGGCGCCTGGCTCGGCGGGCTCGCGATCGCCGGCGGGTTCGGGTACCTCGCCCCCGGCTGGGTCGGCGTGGTGCTCGGCTGCATCGGCATGGCCCTCGCGCTCTCCGGCATCGCGGTCGAGCGCCGGGACAAGGCGCGCAACCGCGACACCGTGGGCATCACGGTTCCGCGTTAG
- a CDS encoding redoxin domain-containing protein: protein MVLAAGAAAPDFALSDQYGSETVLSDLLQDGPVALVFVPFAFSRICTSEFAELSAHADLFAERSVQLVGITVDSVWTLRAWAEQEGFSFPILSDFWPHGEVARACGALDERMGAAARATVVVGRDGRVAASFSSGAGEARPLAAYREAVSALPRA, encoded by the coding sequence ATGGTGCTCGCCGCGGGAGCCGCAGCGCCCGATTTCGCGCTGTCGGATCAGTACGGATCGGAGACCGTGCTCTCCGACCTGTTGCAGGACGGCCCGGTGGCGCTGGTGTTCGTGCCGTTCGCCTTCTCGCGCATCTGCACGTCGGAGTTCGCCGAGCTCTCGGCGCACGCCGACCTGTTCGCCGAGCGCTCGGTGCAGCTCGTCGGCATCACGGTCGATTCGGTGTGGACCCTGCGCGCCTGGGCGGAGCAGGAGGGCTTCTCGTTCCCGATCCTCTCCGACTTCTGGCCGCACGGCGAGGTCGCCCGGGCGTGCGGCGCACTCGACGAGCGCATGGGGGCGGCCGCGCGGGCGACGGTGGTGGTCGGCCGGGACGGGCGCGTGGCCGCCTCGTTCTCGAGCGGCGCGGGTGAGGCCCGCCCGCTCGCCGCCTACCGGGAGGCCGTCTCGGCGCTGCCGCGCGCGTGA
- a CDS encoding flavin reductase family protein encodes MSSAPESAAVGFDASGVSGADALKQAFREHPSGVALITAMTDEGPVGLTASSVASVGIDPPALAFSVTRATGSAGGVLGAETHLVHLLDSRHADVAQAFAVSGAERFTPEQGWASLATGEPYLPASRVALRCRPLHTLGVGSSVVVVAEVLGAVFGEAAEPMVYVDRRFHTLPAADRA; translated from the coding sequence ATGAGTTCGGCTCCGGAGAGTGCAGCGGTGGGGTTCGACGCGAGCGGGGTGAGCGGCGCCGATGCGCTGAAGCAAGCGTTTCGGGAGCACCCCTCGGGGGTGGCGCTGATCACCGCGATGACGGACGAGGGGCCGGTCGGGCTGACGGCCTCCAGCGTCGCCTCGGTCGGCATCGACCCGCCCGCGCTCGCGTTCTCGGTGACGCGTGCGACCGGCAGTGCGGGCGGCGTGCTGGGCGCGGAGACGCACCTCGTACACCTCCTCGATTCGCGGCATGCCGACGTCGCGCAGGCCTTCGCGGTCTCGGGCGCGGAGCGCTTCACCCCCGAGCAGGGGTGGGCGTCGCTCGCGACGGGCGAGCCCTACCTCCCCGCCTCGCGCGTGGCGCTGCGCTGCCGCCCGCTGCACACGCTCGGCGTCGGCTCGTCGGTCGTCGTCGTCGCAGAAGTGCTCGGCGCCGTCTTCGGCGAGGCCGCGGAGCCGATGGTGTACGTGGATCGCCGTTTCCACACGCTGCCCGCAGCCGATCGGGCCTAG
- a CDS encoding glutathione S-transferase family protein, with protein MTESSDTAMGSYVTGGAFERDTQYIEDRIVADPDAVRALPAPPASKIGSLGFGLSEGAEAWPVEPGRYRLVAAAACPWANRTLIVRRLLGLEDVISLGQPGPVHDARSWTFDLDPDGRDPVLGTERLQENYFARFPGYPRGITVPAIVDVASGGVVTNDYPQITLDFSTQWREFHRDGAPDLLPSDQVDEMWPIIERIFTEVNNGVYRCGFAGSQEAYDAAYERLWTAMDWLEERLATRRFVMGDTITEADVRLFTTLARFDPVYHGHFKANRNKLSEMEHLWGYARDLYQTPGFGDTIDFAQIKQHYYATHADINPTRIVPLGPDLANWRTPHGRERLGGAPFGDGTPPQPKR; from the coding sequence ATGACCGAATCGTCAGACACCGCGATGGGGAGCTACGTGACCGGGGGTGCGTTCGAGCGCGATACGCAGTACATCGAGGATCGCATCGTCGCCGATCCCGATGCGGTGCGCGCGCTGCCCGCGCCGCCGGCGTCGAAGATCGGCTCGCTCGGGTTCGGGCTCTCCGAGGGCGCCGAGGCGTGGCCGGTCGAGCCGGGGCGCTACCGGCTCGTCGCCGCTGCCGCCTGCCCCTGGGCGAACCGGACGCTGATCGTGCGGCGGCTGCTCGGCCTGGAAGACGTGATCTCGCTCGGCCAGCCCGGTCCGGTGCACGACGCGCGATCCTGGACCTTCGATCTCGACCCGGACGGCCGCGACCCCGTGCTCGGCACGGAGCGGCTGCAGGAGAACTACTTCGCCCGGTTCCCGGGGTACCCGCGCGGCATCACCGTGCCCGCGATCGTCGATGTTGCGAGCGGCGGGGTGGTCACGAACGACTACCCGCAGATCACGCTCGACTTCTCGACGCAGTGGCGGGAGTTCCATCGCGACGGCGCCCCCGACCTGCTGCCGAGCGACCAGGTGGACGAGATGTGGCCGATCATCGAGCGCATCTTCACGGAGGTCAACAACGGTGTCTACCGGTGCGGGTTCGCGGGGAGCCAGGAGGCGTACGACGCCGCCTACGAGCGGCTGTGGACGGCGATGGACTGGCTCGAGGAGCGGCTCGCGACGCGCCGCTTCGTGATGGGCGACACGATCACGGAGGCCGATGTGCGGCTCTTCACCACGCTCGCCCGATTCGACCCCGTCTACCACGGTCACTTCAAGGCGAACCGCAACAAGCTGAGCGAGATGGAGCACCTCTGGGGGTACGCTCGCGATCTCTACCAGACGCCCGGGTTCGGCGACACGATCGACTTCGCGCAGATCAAACAGCACTACTACGCCACCCACGCCGACATCAACCCGACGCGGATCGTGCCGCTCGGGCCGGACCTCGCGAACTGGCGCACGCCGCACGGCCGCGAGCGGCTGGGCGGAGCGCCCTTCGGCGACGGGACCCCGCCGCAGCCGAAGCGCTAA
- a CDS encoding MBL fold metallo-hydrolase, with protein MSEPRIERVVTRGALPIEPASGRFEEIPIENNVWIVGDDEQVVVIDASHDAAAIERAVGDRETLGILLTHGHNDHVNAAVELASRLDALIHLHPDDLFVWRETHGDAVPDIELAHGASFWVAGVDLTTLHTPGHTPGSVCFAAPSLGAVFSGDTLFQGGPGATRWEYSSFPQIIDSIRTQLFALPGDTAALTGHGERTTIAAEQPDLDAWIARGW; from the coding sequence ATGAGCGAACCCCGCATCGAACGCGTCGTCACCCGAGGCGCGCTCCCGATCGAGCCCGCGTCGGGCCGGTTCGAGGAGATCCCGATCGAGAACAACGTCTGGATCGTCGGCGACGACGAGCAGGTCGTCGTGATCGATGCGAGCCACGACGCGGCAGCGATCGAGCGGGCGGTCGGCGATCGCGAGACGCTCGGCATTCTGCTGACGCACGGGCACAACGATCATGTGAACGCCGCCGTCGAGCTCGCGAGTCGACTCGACGCGCTGATCCATCTGCACCCCGACGACCTCTTCGTCTGGCGCGAGACGCACGGCGATGCGGTGCCCGACATCGAGCTCGCGCACGGGGCGTCGTTCTGGGTGGCGGGAGTCGATCTCACGACTTTGCACACGCCCGGCCACACTCCGGGGTCCGTCTGCTTCGCCGCGCCGTCGCTCGGCGCGGTCTTCAGCGGCGACACCCTGTTCCAGGGCGGCCCCGGAGCGACCCGCTGGGAGTACTCCAGCTTCCCGCAGATCATCGACTCGATCCGCACGCAGCTCTTCGCGCTGCCCGGCGACACCGCCGCCCTCACCGGGCACGGCGAGCGGACGACGATCGCCGCCGAGCAGCCCGACCTCGACGCGTGGATCGCGCGCGGCTGGTGA
- a CDS encoding universal stress protein has translation MSEKYLIGVDGSEPSRVALAWGLARATERGASVELIHVADDSFLSESVAFLSEAQLASEQMLQVETAYARELGFAGAITGTAVVGHPIAEIETASKHADLVVLGAHQGGRFSGSFFGTRAVKVAATAHCPVAVIPQVEARPNAPVVVGVDGSEASKRAIAFAAEQASLREVPLVAVYAWMPPLTPGLEYLWSEELVESQRAAAEEAIAIGVAGIAHRYPDLEVRREIVQSSPVAALVQAAEHAELLVVGSRGRGGISRLLLGSVSHGVLQALPCPVVVTRG, from the coding sequence ATGTCTGAGAAGTACCTCATTGGAGTAGATGGATCCGAGCCGAGCAGGGTCGCCCTGGCCTGGGGCCTCGCGCGCGCCACCGAGCGCGGCGCCTCCGTCGAGCTCATCCATGTCGCCGACGACTCGTTCCTCTCCGAGAGCGTCGCGTTCCTCTCGGAGGCGCAGCTGGCCTCGGAGCAGATGCTGCAAGTCGAGACGGCGTACGCGCGGGAGCTCGGCTTCGCCGGCGCCATCACGGGCACCGCGGTCGTCGGCCACCCCATCGCGGAGATCGAGACCGCATCGAAGCACGCCGATCTCGTGGTGCTCGGCGCCCATCAGGGCGGCCGGTTCTCGGGCTCCTTCTTCGGCACTCGCGCCGTGAAGGTCGCCGCGACCGCCCACTGCCCCGTCGCAGTGATCCCGCAGGTCGAAGCGCGGCCCAACGCGCCCGTCGTGGTCGGCGTCGACGGATCCGAGGCGTCGAAGCGCGCGATCGCGTTCGCCGCCGAGCAGGCGTCGCTGCGCGAGGTGCCGCTCGTCGCGGTCTACGCCTGGATGCCGCCGCTGACCCCGGGGCTCGAGTACCTGTGGAGCGAGGAGCTCGTCGAGTCGCAGCGCGCCGCCGCCGAGGAGGCGATTGCGATCGGCGTCGCGGGCATCGCGCATCGCTACCCCGACCTGGAGGTGCGCCGGGAGATCGTGCAGTCGTCCCCCGTCGCGGCCCTGGTGCAGGCGGCCGAGCACGCCGAACTGCTGGTCGTCGGCAGCCGCGGGCGCGGCGGCATCTCCCGCCTGCTCCTCGGCTCCGTCAGCCACGGCGTGCTGCAGGCCCTCCCGTGCCCCGTCGTCGTCACGCGCGGCTGA
- a CDS encoding glutathione peroxidase → MELRDIPFTTIDGEPASLADYADRAVLIVNVASKCGLTPQYEKLEALQRTYGDRGLTVLGFPCNQFMGQEPGDGEEIKTFCSTSYGVTFPLMEKIKVNGRKKHPLYEQLREVPDADGKAGRVKWNFEKFLVAPDGSVSRFRPTVEPDDPAVIEAIEAALPE, encoded by the coding sequence ATGGAGCTTCGCGACATCCCCTTCACCACGATCGACGGCGAGCCGGCCTCGCTCGCCGATTACGCCGACCGGGCCGTACTCATCGTGAACGTGGCCTCGAAGTGCGGTCTCACGCCGCAGTACGAGAAGCTCGAGGCGCTGCAGCGCACCTACGGCGATCGGGGTCTCACGGTGCTCGGCTTCCCGTGCAACCAGTTCATGGGTCAGGAGCCCGGCGACGGCGAGGAGATCAAGACGTTCTGCTCGACGTCGTACGGCGTCACCTTCCCGCTCATGGAGAAGATCAAGGTCAACGGCCGCAAGAAGCATCCGCTCTACGAGCAGCTGCGCGAGGTGCCCGACGCGGACGGCAAGGCGGGGCGGGTGAAGTGGAACTTCGAGAAGTTCCTCGTCGCGCCCGACGGCTCGGTGTCGCGCTTCCGGCCGACGGTCGAGCCCGACGACCCCGCCGTCATCGAGGCGATCGAAGCGGCGCTGCCGGAGTGA